One Glycine max cultivar Williams 82 chromosome 6, Glycine_max_v4.0, whole genome shotgun sequence DNA segment encodes these proteins:
- the LOC100808645 gene encoding putative [ribosomal protein S18]-alanine N-acetyltransferase yields the protein MANVAILELNGNCGNTVEEIVKMEREIFPEHESLTSFFHDELRKKNSGLLYLHVDGELVGYVMYSWPSSSYATITELAVKEQWRGQGHGEALLKAAIQKCSTTKVLRIMLHVDPLRTPAVNLYKKHGFQVDTLVEGYYSSDRNAYRMYLDFDSS from the exons ATGGCGAATGTGGCGATTCTTGAGCTCAATGGAAACTGTGGTAATACAGTGGAAGAGATAGTGAAAATGGAGAGAGAGATCTTTCCCGAGCACGAATCACTGACTTCATTCTTTCACGATGAACTTAGAAAGAAGAACAGTGGATTGCTTTATCTTCACGTGGATGGCGAACTTGTAGGCTATGTCATGTATTCTTGGCCTTCTTCCTCGTATGCCACTATCACCGAGCTCGCAG TTAAGGAGCAATGGAGGGGACAAGGCCACGGAGAGGCTTTGTTGAAAGCAGCAATTCAGAAATGCAGTACAACGAAAGTTTTGCGCATAATGCTTCATGTGGATCCCTTGAGGACTCCTGCAGTGAATCTTTACAAGAAACATGGTTTCCAAGTTGACACTTTGGTTGAAGGGTACTACTCCTCAGATAGAAATGCTTATAGAATGTACTTGGACTTCGATTCAAGTTGA